TGTACGTCATATGTgagttgggggcggggtggggggatgccagTTCACCATCTTCCTGCCTGAGAATACACCCGTCTGCATGTGTGGACAGAAAGTTTCCAGGGATTTTTGGTGTTGGTAGGCATGGGTGAGAGGGTCCAGGAGAGGCTGGCAGTTGGATGCTGGGAACCATCCAGAAGGGGTCTAGGAGAGGTTCATGGTTGTCAGAGGGTCTCCCCAGACACCCGAGCACCGACGCGATTCGTGGATGACGAGGAGCTGGCGTACGTGATCCAGCGGTACCGGGAAGTGCACGACATGGTCCACACTCTGCTGGGGATGCCCATCAACATCCCGGGTGAGTGCCAGCCGCGGCGGGGATCCGGGTCGGGGTGGGGCGCTCCAGCTAGCCTGCTCCCGGGTCTGTctgcagggccagggcagggctcACCTGTCTCAGCCACCCACCCATTAGCAGGCTCGGTGCCCCGTTTCTTGCTTTACCTGAATACCTGGGTACCTCGGCCCTGCATCCTCACTGCCTCTCTGGCTCCTACCTGGCCATAGCTACATCCTAACAGCAGGGCTCCCTGCCGTGTCCTGGTTATTAGCTCCAAGCTCTGAAGCCCTCACTGGTTCCCTAAGGCCTGGGCTCCTCCCCATGGCTTTTGGGATCCTCTGCATTCTGACCCGAGCTGCCCTTTCCAGCCCGTAtttccttctgctctttcttGGACCCTCTTCCCAACCGCAAGCCAAGTGCCCCTGGTCCCAGCATTGCTGACCCCTGGTAGAGGTTGGAAGGAAGCAGATGCCTCCCGGTGCCCAGCCCTAAACATCATGGGCCTCTCCTTCTGGCCCTGCTCACCTCctgccccatccctccctccccccgcctgCCACCAGGGGAGATCGTGGTGAAGTGGTTTGAGGCTGTCCAGACCGGCCTGCCCATGTGCATCCTGAGTGCGCTCTTTGGCCCCATCCGACTCAGCGCCCAGTAAGTTCTCAAGTGGAGAGGAGCCAGGGCTCCAGCAGCAGGAAGAACCCATAGCTTCACCGAGTGGCCCCTGTGGTTCTCAGGGAAGCCAGAGTGGGAAGAGTGGGGCGGAGAGGTgaccctggcctggtgcagggtTCCCAGATGATGAATGAAGCCCAGGACTTGGTCCCTCGGGCCAGGCTTCAGTATCTGGTCAGAACAGTGGAGTCAAGGGCCTGGGGTGGAGGCGGGAGAGGCATTCTGGCCTGAGTTTCTGGAAGTAGGTCGTCCTGTGCTTTGGCATGTTCAAAATGTGCCAGGGTTTCACCTCATCGagcttctctttcctcatctgcaaagtggaggTGATATCGGCCTCCTTGGCTGTGTGTGAAGATTAACTGAGAAAACGCAAACCCGCTGCAGGGCACAGGGCATGCTCAGGACCTCCTGTTCCTTTGGCCCCTGCTGCCCCACAGGAGCCTGCAGGTGCTGGTCTCGGAGCTGATCCCGTGGGCTGTTCAGAACGGACGCAGAGCCCCGTGCCTCCTCCACCTGTACTACGAGCGCCGTTGGGAGCAGCCCCTGCGGGCCCTGCGGCAGGAGCTGGGCATCACGGAGCCCCCCGTGCGCGTCGAGGACCTGGTCTAGGCCCTGAGGCGCTGAGCCAGGAGGGCCTGGCGCGgctcccagccccccagccccgctcCCCGGGGGGCAGAGCGCCCCTTTGCCAGGACCTTTTCTTTGAACTCAGCCCTTGGACATCATTAATCATAATTTAccataaccaggagttcccatcggggctcagtggtgacaacccaactagtaaccatgacgaggcaggtttgatccctggccttgctcagtgggttacggatctggcgttgctgtgaactgcggtttaggtcacagactcggcttggatcccgggcggctctggctgtggtggaggccagcagctacatctccaatttgacccctagcctgggaaccaccatgtgccaccggtgcagccctaaacagaccaagaaaagaaagaaataaaattgaattctctaaaaacaaaaaattatcggagttcccactgtggctcagcggaaatgaatctgactaggagccatgaggttgtgtgtttgatccctggcctcactcagtgggttaaggatcccgtgttgctgtgagctgtggtgtaggttgcagatgcggctcagatctggcattgctgggactgTAGcagtgctgtaggccagcagcggtagctcggatttgacccctagcctgggaacctccataacaATAAATTATAACCACTGCGTGGCTTCAAGGGCTAACCCAGGAGGGAGCAGGTAGTGCAGTGGAGCCAGGAGCTACTGAAAGGGAACTGGGAATCAGTCTTCTAGGCTTGTGCTGGGATGGCTTAGGTCCACAAACTCTGCTCCTGACCCCTCCCTGCCAGTTATGGTTTTctgggtgccaggctgggggagaGCTTTGCAGGGGGAAGGGTGATGTCCAGTTCTGaagggcggggggcagggggcgggagtCTGCTCTCTGAACAAAGGTTCCCATCAAGTCAAGGGTCTGCTTCTCCTGCCTTTGCCCAGCGCTGCCCGTGACTGGCAGCCTCGGGCCTTGAGCACTGAGGACAGACGTGCCCTCCAGCCTGGGCTTCCACTGCTTGTCTCATCTCTGGTTCCTCGTGGCCACCAGGTCCCAGTCCAGGGCTCCCAGTGGCAGAATGAGGGTGTGGGAGGCTGGAGGCCTCAGCTAGAACCAAGAGGGAAGCCTCGCCCTGAATTTCTATAGGAAGAGGAGGGGCTTGGGGTGAGCCCATCACTCTGCAGCACAGGCCACCTTCCCAG
The nucleotide sequence above comes from Phacochoerus africanus isolate WHEZ1 chromosome 2, ROS_Pafr_v1, whole genome shotgun sequence. Encoded proteins:
- the COQ4 gene encoding ubiquinone biosynthesis protein COQ4 homolog, mitochondrial isoform X2; amino-acid sequence: MLGVPVVSQRLTAVTNLTRILEDADMVAVLGETTGRRTLKFLRDQMKRDPEGAQILQERPRISTSTLDLEKLRSLPEGSFGCEYLRFLDVNRVSPDTRAPTRFVDDEELAYVIQRYREVHDMVHTLLGMPINIPGEIVVKWFEAVQTGLPMCILSALFGPIRLSAQSLQVLVSELIPWAVQNGRRAPCLLHLYYERRWEQPLRALRQELGITEPPVRVEDLV